In the genome of Bremerella cremea, one region contains:
- a CDS encoding phage portal protein, protein MGRGPNLQIHHPNQAAAKRLERNFRRWMKRTGLAAKLRTAITSLVGDGEVFAVTANNPAVRNAVHLDVKLLEADYCTDLTGEQSETFDDGIEYDDNGYPIAYNFLEHHPGDNFGQSIYGRPKRVVADQVIHYYRVDRPGQRRGVPWVAPALPLFALMRRYTLAVTMAAETAATFAGVMYADGNQVAPDEEVDPMDSIEFEMRSMPTLPIGWKLGQLKAEQPTTTYQMFRDALLCEISRCLHMPFNNGDQEASFLKQPKVAKTRRPWDTHTLKLCRVNRGNSTQKTGDIETMTKNPGQDRSELNTSNSDDTEPDVTDFPQDVAAAWANVVLDLYEQGVRNSDSGKPKQEPRQKRRKAG, encoded by the coding sequence GTGGGGCGCGGGCCTAATCTGCAGATCCACCACCCCAACCAGGCAGCGGCGAAGCGGTTAGAGCGGAACTTCCGGCGATGGATGAAGCGAACCGGCCTGGCTGCCAAGCTGCGAACGGCGATCACCAGCCTGGTGGGCGACGGAGAAGTCTTTGCCGTCACCGCCAACAATCCAGCCGTGCGGAATGCGGTGCATCTGGACGTGAAGCTATTGGAAGCGGACTACTGCACCGATCTGACGGGGGAGCAGTCGGAAACGTTCGACGATGGCATCGAGTACGACGACAACGGCTACCCGATCGCCTACAACTTCCTCGAACATCACCCCGGCGACAACTTCGGCCAATCGATCTACGGCCGTCCGAAACGCGTTGTGGCCGATCAGGTGATTCATTACTACCGGGTCGATCGGCCAGGTCAACGCCGAGGCGTGCCTTGGGTCGCTCCCGCTTTGCCGCTCTTTGCTCTCATGCGTCGCTATACGCTGGCCGTGACGATGGCCGCAGAGACGGCAGCCACATTTGCCGGCGTTATGTACGCAGACGGCAACCAGGTTGCCCCCGATGAAGAAGTCGATCCGATGGACTCGATCGAGTTCGAGATGCGATCGATGCCCACGCTGCCGATCGGCTGGAAGCTAGGCCAACTCAAGGCCGAACAACCAACCACCACGTACCAGATGTTCCGCGACGCGCTGCTGTGCGAAATCAGCCGTTGCCTGCACATGCCGTTTAACAATGGTGATCAAGAGGCCTCTTTTTTGAAACAACCCAAGGTGGCCAAAACTAGGCGTCCGTGGGACACACATACTCTTAAGTTGTGTCGTGTGAACCGGGGCAACTCTACGCAAAAGACGGGAGACATAGAAACGATGACCAAAAATCCAGGCCAAGATCGATCAGAGCTCAATACGTCGAACAGCGACGATACCGAACCAGACGTTACCGATTTCCCACAGGATGTGGCAGCCGCATGGGCGAATGTCGTTCTGGATTTGTACGAGCAAGGTGTCCGGAATTCCGATAGCGGAAAGCCTAAGCAAGAGCCGCGTCAAAAGCGTAGAAAGGCCGGATAA